In the genome of Bacillus thuringiensis, the window ACTACTTCTTGAATCTTTTCCATATACGGAACGAAAGATTTAGCATTTTGCTCTGCACGGTTTAACTTAGATGCAGATACCATCTCCATCGCCTTCGTAATTTGACTCGTTTTCTTTGTCGAGGTAATCTTCGCTTTTATATCGCGTAAAGATGCCACAGGTTTTCACCACCTTTTTTCCGGAAGTTGGCACGATTAGTAAGAATCCTCTTCCTAATCTACGTTGCAAGATATTCTTGCTCATGATTGAAGGAAAAGAATAGGTGCACCTACTCTTTTCCTTTACATAACCGTCAGCAATCTCAGAGTCTGAGATGCCTTATATATTATCTAGCGTCGGCGGCTTGTACGAGCCGCTTCCGCTTTTATTAATCTAGTTCTGCCTCTTAGCCGATGAGGCTAAACAGTCGGCTTCACTTTTATTATTATTATTCAGAAGCTACGAATACTTTTTTAAATCCGTTAATTGCTGCTGCAAATTTGTCGTCATCCGCAAGTTTCTTAGTTGTGCGGATTTCTTCTAATAAGTCAGTCGCATTAGAATCTAACCAAGCATGGAATTCTTCTTCAAAACGAGTGATATCTACTACTGGGATATCATCTAGGAATCCACGTGTTAAAGCGTAAAGAATGATAACTTGTTTCTCTACACGTAACGGTTTGTGTAATCCTTGTTTTAATACCTCAACAGTACGAGCACCACGGTTTAATTTCGCTTGAGTTGCTTTATCAAGGTCAGAACCGAACTGCGCGAACGCTTCTAACTCACGGTAAGATGCAAGGTCAAGACGAAGTGTACCTGATACTTTACTCATTGCTTTAATCTGAGCAGATCCACCTACACGAGATACAGAAGTACCCGCATCGATCGCTGGACGTACGCCAGAGAAGAATAGGTCAGATTGTAAGAAGATTTGTCCATCCGTAATAGAAATTACGTTTGTTGGGATGTATGCTGATACGTCCCCTGCTTGTGTTTCGATGAAAGGTAGTGCAGTTAAAGAACCGCCGCCTCTTGCATCACTTAATTTTGCTGCACGCTCTAATAAGCGAGAATGTAAGTAGAATACATCCCCTGGATAAGCTTCACGACCTGGAGGACGACGTAATAGTAATGACAGCTCACGGTAAGCCGCTGCTTGTTTTGATAAGTCATCATATACTACTAATACGTGTTTACCATTGTACATGAACTCTTCACCCATTGTTACACCAGCATAAGGAGCTAAGTATAATAATGGAGCTGGTTGAGAAGCAGATGCAGTTACAACGATTGTGTACTCTAATGCACCGTGCTTACGTAGTGTTTCTACTACGTTACGTACAGTTGATTCTTTTTGTCCGATAGCTACATAGATACAAATCATATCTTCATCTTTTTGGTTAATGATTGTATCAAGTGCAACTGCTGTTTTACCAGTTTGACGGTCACCGATGATTAACTCACGTTGACCACGGCCAATTGGTACAAGAGCGTCGATCGCTTTAATACCTGTTTGAAGTGGCTCATGAACAGATTTACGATCCATTACACCTGGTGCTGGACTTTCGATTGGACGAGTGTTTGTTGTATTGATTGGGCCTAAACCATCAACTGGTTGACCTAATGGGTTTACAACACGACCAATTAGTTCTTTTCCTACTGGTACTTGCATGATGCGACCAGTACGACGAACTTCGTCACCTTCACGGATTTCTGTGTAAGGTCCTAAAATGATAATACCTACGTTGTTTTCCTCTAAGTTTTGTGCTAGTCCCATAACGCCGTTAGAGAACTCTACAAGCTCACCAGCCATAACGTTATCAAGACCATGAGCACGCGCAATACCGTCACCAACTTGGATAACTGTACCAACATCACTAACTTCGATTTCAGACTGATAGTTCTCGATTTGTTGCTTTATCAGTGCGCTAATTTCTTCAGCTCTGATGCTCATGTGCTTCACCCCTATCTATTCTTCATTAATTCACGCTGAATACGTGCTAATTTCCCTTGTAAACTTCCATCATAAATGCGATTTCCAATGCGTACTTTAATTCCGCCTAGTAAATCTTCATCTACAACATTTTTCACGCGAATTGCATCTTTTCCCGTTCTCTTTGCAAATGCTTCTGCAATGTTAAGCTTCTCTTCTTCAGATAGAAGACGAATAGAATATACAGTTGCATCCGCTACGTTACGTTCTTCATTAGCAAGAACAACATATTCATCTGCAATTTCAGGTAAGATATCAATACGCTTGTTATCAATTAAAATATATAACGTATTTAAAATTGATTCAGAAACAGATCCGAATACGTTTGCAAGAAACGTTTTCTTCTGCTCTTTTGAAATGTTTGGTTGCGTTAAAAAGCTATGTAGTTCTCCGTTCTTTACATAAACGTTTTGTACAAGGCGTAATTCTTCTTCAAACATTTCTAATACGTGTTTTTCTTTTGCAATTTTAAAAAGAGCGACAGCATAACGTTTTGCTACAATCCCATTGCTCATCGCGCTTCTCCTACTTCTTTAATATAATCGCGAATTAACTTAACTTGATCTTCTTCTTTTAATTCTTTTTCAATTACTTTAGAAGCAATTTGAACAGATAAAGAAGCGACTTGTTCTTGTAAAGCAGCAATCGCTTGCTCTTTTTCGCGTTGAATTTCTTGTACAGCAGATGCTTTAATTGATTCCGCTTCTTCTTTCGCAGCAGCAACAATAACATCCTTTTGATCTACAGCTTGTTTTTTCGCTCTTTCGATTAACTCTTGTGCTTCAACACGTGATTGTTTTAACATTTCACGTTGTTCTTCTACTAACTTCTTCGCTTCAGCGTTACTTCTTTCTGCAGCGTCGATTTCATTAGTAACATGCTCTTCACGTTCTTTCATAATTCCCATTAAAGGACCCCACGCAAATTTGCGTAGCATTACTAATAGAATTAAGAAAATGAACAATGTATAAGCAATCGTTCCAAATGGAATGGCAGCTCCTAATAATAAAGTTGGCACAAGGATTCACTCCCTTCAAAATATCTAAATTGATCATATGAAAAAAAAGACATACGTTTCGTTCATAAAGCAATGGCGAAGAAAGTTCGGAAAAACACTCTTCGCCATCTATGTAAGGGGAGTCTCCCTTATTTGTTCATTACGATGAATGCAATAACTACACCGATGATTGGAAGTGCCTCAACTAAAGCAACCCCGATGAACATAATTGTTTGAAGTGCGCCTTTTAATTCTGGTTGACGAGCAACACCTTCGATTGTACGTGATACGATAAGACCGTTACCAATACCTGCACCTAATGCTGATAAACCAATTGCAATTGCAGCTGCGATTACACCTAAACTCATTTAATTTGTCCTCCTTTGTATTATAAAAAAATAAATTTTTTCTTACTTAAATTATATTAATGGTCATGACTTACTTTATGAGCCATATAAACCATCGTTAACATAACGAAAATAAATGCTTGGATTGATCCAACGAATACACTGAATCCCATCCATGCTAACATTGGTACAAGCGCACCTAATGCTCCAAGGAATGATGCCCCGCCTAACTTAGCAAGTAATCCTAATAAGATCTCACCTGCATAAATGTTACCGAATAAACGAAGACCTAACGTTAATGTGTTAGCAAACTCCTCAATAACCTTTAATGGGAATAAGAATTTCATAGGTTGGAAATAACCTTTAACATACTCTTTCGTACCCTTCATCTTAATTCCATAATAATGGGTGAGGGTAACTACCATCACGGCTAATGTTAATGTAACTGCTGGATCAGACGTTGGTGACCTCCACCATGCAATATGTTCGCCAGCTTCAGTTGCTGAATACATGAATGGTAAACCAAGGAAGTTCGATACGATGATAAACATGATAAGCGTAACGCCAAGCGTTAAGAAACGTCCACCTGTTTTCCAGTCCATCGTACTATTGATAATCCCTTTCACGAAGTCAAACACCCATTCCATGAAGTTTTGCATCCCGGTTGGGCGAAGAGCTAAGCTGCGAGTTCCGATAACAGCGATTAAGAAAACAATAACTGCTGCTACAGTAACCATCATAACTGATGACAAATCGAACGTTAAACCTAGAAATTCAACTAATTTACCGTGTTCCACTAGTAATTCACCTCTCTTCCCTGCTCTTATACTCTAAATAAAGAAAATCTATGATCATGACAAGGTATCCTGTCAGCAATCCTACACCTAAGCCCCACATCGCAATTAACTCTTGATATTTGGCTGCAAATAAAATTAATAACCCAATCGTGGCGAATCTTGAATATGTACTTACAGCTGTCGCCTTAAACTTCACGTTTTCTCCATTTGTTACGCGATCTAACAGCTTGTCTGTTCTACGTGCAATGATGCGCAAACTAAGAAAACTGAAAATCGTTCCGATAATCAGCCCAAGAAATACATCCTTGTAAGAGGTAAATCCCCATCCTAGCACTAGAAGCGCAAGCAAGTAGTACATATATTTCTTTTGTCTTTGGACAAGTCCATGTACGTCTATCATCATTGCTCTCCCGAATAGTAATGTCGAATGAGTCGAATCATTGCGTATACCCCTGTTCCTAACCCGAGTAATAACCCTATAATAAGAAACAATGGAAACGTTCCAACCTTATTATCAATCCACTGCCCACCAAAGATTCCAACAAGTATAGAACCGACTAACTGAGCAAGAATTCCTGACATTAAAGCATATGCTTTTATATGGCTGCGATCGTTTTTTTGCAAGGATTCATCCCTCCAATATGTAACCCTCATTCACGATGTGTTAATAATAACTCATTTTTTTGCATAAATCCTATACAAAACAAAAAGTTTACATTTTCGTCACGGAATAGATGTAATTTTGTCACTGAAAGCCCTACCATCTATCCCCGTTGTTAGCATACAATAGGGTATTAACAGTGTCAACGAGAAATCGTAAAAAATCTAAAAATTTGAGTATTAGGCATTTCCTCCCAAAAATGAAAACGTTCCCCTTCTAAATACTGGTTACATATATGCAATTTCTAACAGTTTTCTCTTTATAATAGAAGGAAATGTTCACAAGTTTGTCACTATTATATTTTCGAGATATAACGCTTTTCTTCCATAATATAGTGTTCCTCAGACGTAAGACTTCTATATTATATGTGATGTGTATGCAACTTATGTTGTATATACGATGTATATTTATCCTCCCCCCTCCACTACTTGCTTACAGTCAAAAAAAACGAGCAGAGGAATCCCCCCTGCTCGTCAGTTGTCTTACTTCGTTCCGAATAAACGGTCACCAGCATCACCAAGACCTGGTACTACATATCCGTGGTCATTTAATTTTTCATCTAATGCTGCTACATAAATATCAACATCAGGATGTTCTTCTTGTACTACTTTTACCCCTTCTGGAGCTGCAACGATACACATTAATTTAATTTGTTTCGCACCGCGCTTTTTCAGAGAGTTAATTGCTTCAGCCGCAGAACCACCTGTTGCTAACATCGGATCTAGTACGATAAAGTCACGCTCTTCTACATCCGTTGGAAGTTTCACATAGTATTCTACCGGTTGCAATGTTTTAGGGTCACGGTATAAACCAACGTGTCCTACTTTTGCTGCTGGAATTAATTTCAGAATTCCATCAACCATTCCTAAACCTGCACGTAAAATCGGAATTAAACCAAGTTTTTTACCAGCGATCACTTTTGTTGTCGCTTTGCTTACAGGCGTTTCAATTTCAATGTCCTTAAGCGGAAGGTCGCGAGTAATTTCGAAAGCCATTAAGCTTGCTACTTCGTCCACTAATTCACGAAAATCTTTCGTACCTGTATTCTTATCGCGAATATATGTAATCTTATGTTGAATTAACGGGTGATCAAATACATACAGTTTTCCCATGTGAATCTCTCCTTTAGATGATATTCATGCGTTTGCACGCTTTTTTACACTATTTACGATTGTAAAGAAAACGCTACTAATATTCAAGGGCAAATTTGGCAAAACCATGATTTTACGATGAATCTATCTAGTATCTTTACCAATTATGGGAGCTGTATCCTTCATTATATCGCCAAAATTTATTCATCATTTGTATACATACTTTAAAAATAATATATGTCCACAAAAAAAAGACCGCCAAAACAATTAAGTCTCAGCAGTCTTCTTCAATTTATTATAGATTTGGATACATTGGGAATTTGCTAGTTAACGCTTCTACACGCTTACGTACTTCTTCTAATGCAGCTTCATTTTCATAATTTTTTAATGTATAAGCAATAAGTGACGCAATTTCATCCATTTCTTCTAAACCGAAACCACGAGATGTAACAGCTGCTGTACCGATACGTACACCACTTGTTACAAATGGGCTTGCTGTTTCAAATGGAATTGTATTTTTGTTCACTGTAATACCAACTTCATCTAATACGTGCTCTGCTACTTTACCTGTGATTTCTAAGTTACGAACATCAATCAGGATTAAATGATTGTCTGTTCCACCAGAAACAAGTGTAAGTCCTTCTTTTTGAAGACCTTCAGCTAAGCGGTTCGCATTATTAATGATATTTTGTGCATATGTTTTAAAATCATCTTGTAGTGTCTCACCAAATGCAACAGCTTTTGCAGCGATTACATGCATAAGTGGACCACCTTGAATACCAGGGAAGATTGATTTATCAATTTGTTTTGCAAATTGCTCTTCACATAAAATCATACCACCACGTGGACCACGTAATGTTTTATGTGTTGTCGTTGTAACGAAATGTGCATGTGGTACTGGGTTTGGATGTAAACCAGCAGCTACTAAACCAGCGATATGTGCCATATCAACCATAAAGTATGCACCCACTTCATCTGCAATCTCACGGAATCGTTTGAAATCGATAACACGAGGATATGCACTTGCACCTGCAACGATTAATTTTGGTTTATGTTCTTTCGCTTTTGCTAATACATCATCGTAATTAATACGGTGAGAGTCAGCATCCACGCCATATTCTACGAAATTATATTGTACTCCACTGAAGTTAACAGGGCTTCCGTGTGTTAAGTGACCACCATGAGATAAATTCATACCAAGTACTGTATCGCCTTGCTCTAAAATCGTGAAGTATACTGCCATGTTCGCTTGTGCACCAGAATGCGGTTGAACATTTACATGCTCTGCACCAAAAATTTCTTTCGCGCGATCACGTGCGCTATCTTCTACCACGTCTACGTGTTCACAGCCACCATAGTAACGTTTTCCAGGATATCCTTCAGCATACTTATTCGTTAAAACAGAACCTTGCGCCTCCATTACTGCTTCACTTACGAAGTTTTCCGAAGCAATTAACTCAATCTTTGAACGCTGTCTTCCTAGTTCTGCCTCAATTGCAGCAAATACCTTCTCATCTTGACGTTTTAAATGATCCACCAAAATCCCCCTTTTCTGAACGAATTACATCAATTCCCAACAGTTTTTTCTTATTTATTCAGAAAAAACGAAAATTCAGGTTGTAATTCTTTCGAACCTTCATGTTTTCAACTACATTCTAACATGACTTTCTATATCATAAAAGAAAAAAAAGACCGAAAATCGGTCTTTTCTTTCTTATACTATAAAGTCAGACAACATACCTTTTATCTTATGATAAACAGCTACTATATGACTTCCTAATTTCTCATATTTAACGGCAAGTGGTAGTCTCTTCCGCCACCGCGTAAACAGCACGTGCTCCACCAATGAGTTTTCCACGTGTTTTGGCCATTGTTACATGTGCACTTCCAATTGCCTTCACACTTGTACGAACCGGAACAGCTACATGTTTTAAATGCATACCAATAAATGTATCACCAATATCCATTCCTGCATCTGCTTTAATAAACTCAACTACTACCGGATCTTTCAAATTGTGATACGCATATGTCCCTAATGCACCACCTGCTGATCTAACAGGCGTAACTGTTACAATTTCAAATTGATATTTTATCGCTACTTCTCTCTCAACCACTAAAGCACGGTTTAAATGCTCACAACATTGAAACGCTAATTCAATACCTGTTTGCTCTTGAAATTGTTTTAACTCAGAAAAAATCGCCTCTGCTACTTCCATCGTTCCTGATGTTCCAATTCTTTCGCCTAGCACTTCGCTCGTGCTACAACCCACTACAAAAATTTGACCGCTTTGTAATAAAGCTTGTTCTTGGAAATCAGAAAGCGACATTTGTAGCTGTTCTCTTACCTTTACGATTTCTGTCATTACGCCTCTTCCTTTCACAGGTTGGTTCACCAAATTATATTTCACACTACTGATAGTTAGAATCTATTACTTTGTTTCGTATGTTTTAATTTTTCCTACACGGTTTTCGTGACGACCACCTTCATAGTCAGTTGTTAACCAGATTTTCGCGATATCACGTGCTAGGCCAGCACCAATTACACGCTCGCCCATTGCTAGCATGTTAGTGTCATTATGCTCTCTCGTTGCTTTCGCGCTGAAAGTATCATGAACTAACGCACAACGGATACCATTTACTTTGTTTGCTGCGATTGACATACCAATGCCTGTCCCACAAACTAAAATACCACGATCTACTTCACCATTCGCTACCATTTCAGCTGCCGGAAACGCAAAGTCAGGGTAATCAACAGAACCAGCTTCACATTCACAACCTAAATCAATATATTCAATATTTAACTCTTCTAATAAACTTACAAGTTCTTTGCGGATATTCATACCGCCGTGATCAGATGCTATTACTACTTTCATTTTTACCCCTCCAAAGTTTCAATCAATTATCTTCATTTCACACTCGCTACCTCAATAGTACGAAGTGATCTCCAATATCGTATTATACACGAAACATCAACCTACTGAATGTTTTTTCAGTAAAGTTTGTACAAGTTTTTCCATCTCATCTAACGTTTCTTTATAAATAGAAAGCGAGCCTCCAAATGGATCTGAAATGTCCTTGTCTATACCTTCAGTTAATCCATATAATGTATTCAATTTCTTTTCAACACTCGGATAATGCCCAAATACAATTTGTTTATGATTTTCTGTCATCGTTACGACAATATCAGCCCAATCAAGCAAAGTTTCGTTTACTTGCTGCGCGGCATGATCAATTGAAATTCCTTTTTCAGCTAAAGCTTCCTTCGCATGTACCGATGCATCGCTCCCAGGATAGGCAAAAACACCAGCAGATTGCACTTCAAACCTATCTCCTCCGTGATGACGAAGCAACGCCTCAGCCATTGGACTACGACATGTATTGCCAGTACAAACAAATAACACTCGTTTCATCCAAACCCACCCCTATATTCGATTTCTTACCACTCATCATAACTTACATTAGAATAGAACAAAAGAAATGTGAATATACAAAAGGCGCATTTCTCTTATATTTTTTCTAAGAAAAATGCGCCTTATCCACATATATGTGAAACCCTATTTCCAAGTGCCTAGAGTATTTTAACATACCTACTGAATATGCAACAAAAATAAGGAATCCATTTCATACGAAACGGATTCCTCTTATACGACAATTATTTCATTGTAACTTTCATTACTTCTGTTGAACCTTTTGTAGCTGCTACGCCTACAGTTGTCTTAATAGACTCAGCTGCATCTGTGTTTGTAATAACGATTGGAGTAATTGTGCTTTTCGCTTTTTCACGGATTAATTCTAAGTCGAATGAGATTAATTTATCTCCCGCTTTTACAGCTTGGCCTTCAGAAACGTGAGCTTCGAAACCTTCGCCTTCCATTTTTACAGTTTCTAATCCAACGTGGATTAAAATTTCTGTTCCGTTTTTCGCTTTAATTCCGATAGCATGTTTTGTGTGGAATAATTGTACGATTTCACCATCAACTGGAGATACAACTACACCTTCAGTAGGATCGATTGCAACACCGTCACCCATCATACGACCAGCGAATACTGGATCTGGTACTTCTTCAATATTTTTCACTGCTCCAGTTAATGGAGCTACGATTGTTTCTTCATTTGTTTTTGAACCAAGACCGAATAATTTTTTAAACATAGGATAGTCCTCCTTATAATTTACCTAAAAGTTTATAGGGCAATCCCTAGTAAAGCTCGGGATACATGTAAGACTTCATACTTCGAATATTATACTGTAAAAACGCTTTCGAAATAAATTACGTCATTACTAATAGACTCTTATTGTAGCGCTTCACAAAATTCCAGTCAATTCTGATTGTCTGAATAACAATAAGAAGTTAACTTCTATTTATATTTTCTCTTTTTTTGCCCAACTTGTCTAGAGGTCTTTACCACATTTTATTTTTTGTTGTTAATTTGTAAAATTTAATTCAAACTTTTTTCAAAATCCACTTGACTAAAGTAAGTAACTATTTTATCATTACTTACATAAGGTAAGTTAATAACTTTTAGGAGGTTTTTAAAAATGATGGATTTCGGTCTACTTATTATTCGTCTTATTATAGGAATTACATTCATGGGTCATGGTGCTCAAAAATTATTTGGTTGGTTCGGCGGTTACGGTTTAAAAGGAACAGGTGGCTGGATGGAGTCAATCGGTTTACGCCCTGGTGTATTTATGGCATTTATGGCTGGCGCAACTGAATTACTAGGTGGCTTCTTATTCGCATCAGGTATTTTCATTGTAGTTGGTTCATTATTTATCGTTGGAACAATGTTAATGGCTATCTTCACTGTTCACGGAAAAAATGGTTACTGGGTAACACAAAATGGATATGAATATAACTTAATGTTAATCGCTGTTGCTGTTGGTGTAGCTTTAATCGGACCTGGCGCATACGTTTTACTTTAATTTTTATGTCATGTTACTCTTCATCCCCCAAGAAATCAGCTTGGGGGATTTCAGCATTCCTTTAATCTATAATTTTTTTCACTAGGAAAATCCAATACTTTTCATTGAAGAAATTTTTAAATTCCAACTCATAGGACAACCCCCAATCACACTTAAAAGCCAAACATATGCTACTAGTATTAAATATAATAAGGGGGAAAAATCTTATGAAAAACCACGATAAAAAACTTCTAGAAGAAGAAATGGATCCAACTAACGAAAATGATAATGAAAGCAAAGTAAAAGCGAAGGCTAAAAACAAAAATAAGAATAAAAACAATAATAATCTTGCTAATCAAGGTGGACAAGCTGGACTCGAATTAACAGCGACTGGTGGTGGCCAAATTAGTGGAAAAGGTGGAACAAACGTAAGTCAAGGTGGACAAATTGCTAAAAAAGGCGGACAGAATGCGAATCAGATGGGACAAGTTGCTAGAGAGGATAGTGAAAACATAATCAAAAGAAGCGAATTCGAGGCTGGTGTTGCCGACGGCGAAGAAAGCGCTGATGAAAACATTTCAGCACCGGCGGAAGATGGGCTTTAAGCTGAGCAGAAAAAAAGATAGGAGCGAACATTCTTATGGCGAACCGTCGTTCTCAAAAATATAAAAACACTAACACAGAACAAACAGAAGCAACTTCCTCCTTCAAACTCAGCAAAGATGATCTTCCAATTGAAATTCACATCCACGTCAACATTTACAACTACAATGACAACAACAATAACCTTGCAAATCAAGGCGGGAAGGCTGGATTTACAATAACAGCTGATAGAAATGGACAGATTAGCGGAAACGCAGGGACAAATGCTAGTCAAGGCGGACAAATTGCCAAAAAGGGTGGACAAAATACGAGACAAACAGGACAAGCTGCTAAAGAAAATGATGAAAATAAAATTCAGGAATCACGTCCTACACTTTTTTTACCGCCGTTCTCTTAATTAGCACTTCCATTTCTAAAACTTTCGCTTTATCTTAGTTCCATCATTGTTTGTCATTTATAAATTAAATCCTTATTTGGCATATAAATGACAAACACACTTTGTTGCATCAAAACAGCAATACTTATTCTTATCGACATATACATTTTTTGTCTCGTTTACAAAAAAGCCAAAAAAATATTTTTCCAGCAGGAGTTTTCCACTAACATCTTGTAAACAAACAATAAGTCGTCATATTTAGAAAGGGGATTTTAAGCATGTTATCCATTAATCCAAATGAACAATCGGAAAAAGAGAATTACAAATTATTAACGGGAAGCATCATTCCACGCCCAGTCGCATTCGTTACTTCTGTAACAAAAGACGGTGTATTAAACGGCGCACCATATAGTTATTTCAATATTGTCGCTGCTAATCCACCACTTATCTCCGTTTCTGTACAACGAAAAGCCGGAGAAAGAAAGGACACTTCCCGAAACGCAATTGAAAAAGGTGAATTTGTCGTACATATTTCTGACGAATCATATGTAGCAGCAATTAACGAAACAGCAGCCAATCTCCCGCCAAATGAAAGTGAAATTGAACTAGCAAAACTAACACCAATTGAAAGTGAAGCCATCTCCGTTCCAGGTGTAAAAGAAGCAAATATTCGAATGGAATGCGTATTAGAACGTGCAATTCCACTTGGTGGAACAGAAGACTCACCAGCTTGTGATCTACTAATTGGACGCGTCGTTCGTTTCCACGTTGCCGAACATCTATATGAAAAAGGGCGCATTCACGCAGAAGGACTCAAGCCAATAAGTCGCCTAGCAG includes:
- the atpA gene encoding F0F1 ATP synthase subunit alpha; this encodes MSIRAEEISALIKQQIENYQSEIEVSDVGTVIQVGDGIARAHGLDNVMAGELVEFSNGVMGLAQNLEENNVGIIILGPYTEIREGDEVRRTGRIMQVPVGKELIGRVVNPLGQPVDGLGPINTTNTRPIESPAPGVMDRKSVHEPLQTGIKAIDALVPIGRGQRELIIGDRQTGKTAVALDTIINQKDEDMICIYVAIGQKESTVRNVVETLRKHGALEYTIVVTASASQPAPLLYLAPYAGVTMGEEFMYNGKHVLVVYDDLSKQAAAYRELSLLLRRPPGREAYPGDVFYLHSRLLERAAKLSDARGGGSLTALPFIETQAGDVSAYIPTNVISITDGQIFLQSDLFFSGVRPAIDAGTSVSRVGGSAQIKAMSKVSGTLRLDLASYRELEAFAQFGSDLDKATQAKLNRGARTVEVLKQGLHKPLRVEKQVIILYALTRGFLDDIPVVDITRFEEEFHAWLDSNATDLLEEIRTTKKLADDDKFAAAINGFKKVFVASE
- the atpH gene encoding F0F1 ATP synthase subunit delta, encoding MSNGIVAKRYAVALFKIAKEKHVLEMFEEELRLVQNVYVKNGELHSFLTQPNISKEQKKTFLANVFGSVSESILNTLYILIDNKRIDILPEIADEYVVLANEERNVADATVYSIRLLSEEEKLNIAEAFAKRTGKDAIRVKNVVDEDLLGGIKVRIGNRIYDGSLQGKLARIQRELMKNR
- the atpF gene encoding F0F1 ATP synthase subunit B, which produces MPTLLLGAAIPFGTIAYTLFIFLILLVMLRKFAWGPLMGIMKEREEHVTNEIDAAERSNAEAKKLVEEQREMLKQSRVEAQELIERAKKQAVDQKDVIVAAAKEEAESIKASAVQEIQREKEQAIAALQEQVASLSVQIASKVIEKELKEEDQVKLIRDYIKEVGEAR
- the atpE gene encoding F0F1 ATP synthase subunit C, with amino-acid sequence MSLGVIAAAIAIGLSALGAGIGNGLIVSRTIEGVARQPELKGALQTIMFIGVALVEALPIIGVVIAFIVMNK
- the atpB gene encoding F0F1 ATP synthase subunit A, which encodes MEHGKLVEFLGLTFDLSSVMMVTVAAVIVFLIAVIGTRSLALRPTGMQNFMEWVFDFVKGIINSTMDWKTGGRFLTLGVTLIMFIIVSNFLGLPFMYSATEAGEHIAWWRSPTSDPAVTLTLAVMVVTLTHYYGIKMKGTKEYVKGYFQPMKFLFPLKVIEEFANTLTLGLRLFGNIYAGEILLGLLAKLGGASFLGALGALVPMLAWMGFSVFVGSIQAFIFVMLTMVYMAHKVSHDH
- a CDS encoding ATP synthase subunit I: MIDVHGLVQRQKKYMYYLLALLVLGWGFTSYKDVFLGLIIGTIFSFLSLRIIARRTDKLLDRVTNGENVKFKATAVSTYSRFATIGLLILFAAKYQELIAMWGLGVGLLTGYLVMIIDFLYLEYKSREER
- a CDS encoding AtpZ/AtpI family protein, producing MQKNDRSHIKAYALMSGILAQLVGSILVGIFGGQWIDNKVGTFPLFLIIGLLLGLGTGVYAMIRLIRHYYSGEQ
- a CDS encoding DUF4024 domain-containing protein; translation: MVGLSVTKLHLFRDENVNFLFCIGFMQKNELLLTHRE
- the upp gene encoding uracil phosphoribosyltransferase, encoding MGKLYVFDHPLIQHKITYIRDKNTGTKDFRELVDEVASLMAFEITRDLPLKDIEIETPVSKATTKVIAGKKLGLIPILRAGLGMVDGILKLIPAAKVGHVGLYRDPKTLQPVEYYVKLPTDVEERDFIVLDPMLATGGSAAEAINSLKKRGAKQIKLMCIVAAPEGVKVVQEEHPDVDIYVAALDEKLNDHGYVVPGLGDAGDRLFGTK
- the glyA gene encoding serine hydroxymethyltransferase — protein: MDHLKRQDEKVFAAIEAELGRQRSKIELIASENFVSEAVMEAQGSVLTNKYAEGYPGKRYYGGCEHVDVVEDSARDRAKEIFGAEHVNVQPHSGAQANMAVYFTILEQGDTVLGMNLSHGGHLTHGSPVNFSGVQYNFVEYGVDADSHRINYDDVLAKAKEHKPKLIVAGASAYPRVIDFKRFREIADEVGAYFMVDMAHIAGLVAAGLHPNPVPHAHFVTTTTHKTLRGPRGGMILCEEQFAKQIDKSIFPGIQGGPLMHVIAAKAVAFGETLQDDFKTYAQNIINNANRLAEGLQKEGLTLVSGGTDNHLILIDVRNLEITGKVAEHVLDEVGITVNKNTIPFETASPFVTSGVRIGTAAVTSRGFGLEEMDEIASLIAYTLKNYENEAALEEVRKRVEALTSKFPMYPNL
- a CDS encoding TIGR01440 family protein; this encodes MTEIVKVREQLQMSLSDFQEQALLQSGQIFVVGCSTSEVLGERIGTSGTMEVAEAIFSELKQFQEQTGIELAFQCCEHLNRALVVEREVAIKYQFEIVTVTPVRSAGGALGTYAYHNLKDPVVVEFIKADAGMDIGDTFIGMHLKHVAVPVRTSVKAIGSAHVTMAKTRGKLIGGARAVYAVAEETTTCR
- the rpiB gene encoding ribose 5-phosphate isomerase B: MKVVIASDHGGMNIRKELVSLLEELNIEYIDLGCECEAGSVDYPDFAFPAAEMVANGEVDRGILVCGTGIGMSIAANKVNGIRCALVHDTFSAKATREHNDTNMLAMGERVIGAGLARDIAKIWLTTDYEGGRHENRVGKIKTYETK
- a CDS encoding low molecular weight protein arginine phosphatase codes for the protein MKRVLFVCTGNTCRSPMAEALLRHHGGDRFEVQSAGVFAYPGSDASVHAKEALAEKGISIDHAAQQVNETLLDWADIVVTMTENHKQIVFGHYPSVEKKLNTLYGLTEGIDKDISDPFGGSLSIYKETLDEMEKLVQTLLKKHSVG